The Desulfonatronovibrio magnus region TCAGCAGAGAGCTTACCCCTGAGGAAAAGGAGGAATTCGGTCACGCTACAGTAGGCTATGACGCGGTTGCAGTCATTGTTAACAGCTTTAATCCAAAACAATCCATCACCAGAAAGGAATTGAGAGACATATATACATGCAGAACAAAGACATGGCCTGAGGGGTTAGAAGGTCATAACGATATTGTGCTTATTTCCAAGATGGTTGGACGAGGTACGCTGAGTGCTTTTGAGTCCTATATCGGTCTGGTCAGCCCTTTTCATCCTGATTCCCCGCACCAAGGCCAGGAAACAATTTGTACTTCGGCCTGGGAAGCAGGGGCCAATCTGGACAGCACCCTCTGGGTAGGAGGGATTCGCGGCGCTATAGGTTATGTGTCTGCTGGTGATGCCAGAAGATTTATCAGATTGGGAGTTCCAATTCGTATACTCGAGGTTGACGGTTCAAAGCCTGTTTATGATGTTGTCAGCAGAGGCAGGTATCCATTGAGCAGGGAGTTGAACCTTGTTTTCTTGAGCGGAAATGATCGGGCTGAAAAATTCGTTGATTTTATGCTTTCAGAACCTGGTCAGGACCAAGTTTTGCGGCAGGGATTTATTTCTGTAAGACCTCTCGTTGAGGAGCAGTTATGAACAGGAAAGCTTTTTCCAGATTATGGGTGCCTACTCTTGTTATAGCTATTATAACAATGTTCAGCTTTGCCCTCATGTCTCGCTACCAGAATATTGAGGTTCGCCAAAGCAATGATGTTAGCATCAAAACGATGCAGGTGATGCGCGATGTTGAACGAGTTCTTGCAGTCATGATGCAGGGTGCAGCCACAGGAAATGATATAGATTTTGCAGGTGCGGCAAGGATCTCCAGCGACTTGCAGGGATTAATTCTGGAACTGAATGCTGCCCAGGCAGTCAATAATGCAGACCTTTGGCCTACCTATCAGGAGCTGTATAGAAACTTGGTGATTGCAGTCGCTCTCTTTCAGGAGAATCGCATTCAGGATGCAACTCTGGCCATGGAGACTGTCAGACATCTCACAAGTGATTTAGGTCTAAAGCTTGAACATTTGGTCAGCCAGGCTGCCATGGTTCAGGACAGGCTTGTCAAAACTATGAATCTGCTCATGGCAGCTTGTGCAGTCCTTCTCATATCTGTGGCATTAATAAATGGTTTATTTTTTATTCCTGCACTGGTTGTCCGCCCAATGCAGAAAATGGTTGAAAAGGCTGAACAGGCTGCAAAGGCCAAGAGCGAATTTCTGGCCAATATGAGTCATGAGATTCGTACCCCCATGAACGGCGTCATCGGCATGACCGGTCTTTTGCTGGATACAAACCTGGACAGGGATCAGCA contains the following coding sequences:
- a CDS encoding substrate-binding domain-containing protein; this encodes MKCISAYIHQQRVWFPIAVFLCFFLYPWQNMVCFAFENKSSIGQEADSGQMRIVGATTIQPVVQGVVHLYLDYSGIEVEPFGGGSSFGISSVRDKTADIGMVSRELTPEEKEEFGHATVGYDAVAVIVNSFNPKQSITRKELRDIYTCRTKTWPEGLEGHNDIVLISKMVGRGTLSAFESYIGLVSPFHPDSPHQGQETICTSAWEAGANLDSTLWVGGIRGAIGYVSAGDARRFIRLGVPIRILEVDGSKPVYDVVSRGRYPLSRELNLVFLSGNDRAEKFVDFMLSEPGQDQVLRQGFISVRPLVEEQL